One Coccinella septempunctata chromosome 1, icCocSept1.1, whole genome shotgun sequence DNA window includes the following coding sequences:
- the LOC123322689 gene encoding THAP domain-containing protein 5-like, whose amino-acid sequence MHRMPIDSARQKLWMDQLKLKISESSKWVYVCSDHFCDEDFILKFGKKCLKTEAIPSRISLPDPCSSNTLAASDERYMTQDPSDVGKVGESSKLIGSELSGTSDLSATASASDLSGKVDSLEVFDTEKFAAPHTNTSCCTSTASDGRSVTQTLSDIGRVEEFPKLSGSELSKTSTASDLSATLTASDLFATCNDCTSLLIPLIKETTL is encoded by the exons ATGCACCG AATGCCTATTGATAGTGCTCGACAGAAATTATGGATGGACCagttaaaactgaaaatttcagaatcttcCAAATGGGTATATGTTTGCTCTGACCATTTCTGTGACGAAGATTTCATccttaaatttggaaaaaaatgtttgaaaactgAAGCTATTCCATCCAGGATTTCATTGCCTGATCCTTG ttcAAGTAACACATTAGCGGCTTCAGACGAAAGGTATATGACCCAGGACCCATCAGATGTTGGTAAAGTTGGGGAGTCCTCAAAATTGATTGGTTCTGAATTATCAGGAACTTCAGATTTGTCTGCTACCGCAAGTGCTTCAG ATTTATCAGGCAAAGTCGATTCCTTAGAAGTATTTGATACTGAAAAATTTGCAGCACCACATACAAATAC ttcaTGTTGCACATCGACTGCTTCAGATGGAAGGAGTGTGACCCAGACACTCTCAGATATTGGTAGAGTAGAGGAATTCCCAAAACTGAGTGGTTCTGAACTATCTAAAACTTCAACAGCTTCAGATTTGTCTGCTACATTAACTGCTTCAGATTTGTTTGCTACATGCAATGATTGCACCAGTCTGTTGATACCCCTCATCAAAGAAACTACGT TATAA
- the LOC123322682 gene encoding uncharacterized protein LOC123322682 produces the protein MADTIEAKRKRRKVLRCSFTKLAGELENLLRAVPVQHNQVAVLWECFKPKYEELYAGECSVYNHLLESDTTEEELLAEMDQNDAYNRRFFELKFQVEKLLEQPLDSLDVRSRDGSRVEVDNCPSKGKHKFLLPTIQFKLYDGNIREWLGFWSQFSKIHEDADIDACDKIEYLIQATVDGSRARKIVESFPSVGENYEKIIDCLKSRFGREDLQIEVYVRELLKLVLNNALLQGKYDLAQLYDRIETQLRALDTLGITSDKYAALLFPLIESCLPQDLMRIWQRSTFNTSQDTQVSGSSSNLTNSQSDEFSLEIRLKNLMRFLRSEVENELRVDLASEGFGLSENVRKQPNSEKKNARNLETKKTAAGLLHADVQKCIFCSGSHESHSCFKAQKMNIDERKRILSEKKACFKCLKIGHVSRKCRMRLKCIVCGYSHVPLMCQEIPNKHREEKPPDERVERKNDHTQ, from the coding sequence ATGGCTGATACGATCGAAGCAAAAAGGAAAAGACGCAAGGTGCTTCGTTGTAGTTTTACAAAGTTGGCAGGCGAATTAGAAAATTTGTTGAGAGCAGTGCCGGTACAACACAACCAAGTGGCTGTTCTATGGGAGTGTTTTAAACCGAAGTATGAAGAGTTGTATGCAGGGGAATGCTCCGTCTACAATCATTTGCTGGAATCGGACACGACAGAAGAGGAACTTCTTGCCGAGATGGACCAGAACGATGCTTACAACAGAAGATTCTTCGAATTGAAGTTTCAAGTCGAGAAGCTATTGGAACAACCGCTTGATTCGTTGGACGTTCGATCCAGGGATGGAAGTAGGGTTGAGGTAGACAATTGCCCATCTAAAGGTAAGCACAAGTTTCTACTACCCACCATCCAGTTCAAGTTATACGATGGAAATATTCGCGAGTGGCTCGGGTTTTGGTCACAATTCAGTAAAATCCACGAGGATGCAGACATTGACGCGTGTGATAAAATCGAGTACTTAATTCAAGCTACTGTTGACGGCAGTCGTGCGCGAAAAATTGTAGAGAGTTTTCCGTCCGTCGGCGAGAactatgaaaaaataattgattgcTTGAAATCTAGATTCGGCCGGGAAGACTTACAGATCGAGGTGTATGTGCGAGAATTGCTCAAGTTAGTCCTCAACAACGCGCTATTACAGGGTAAATACGACCTTGCTCAGTTATACGATCGTATAGAGACACAATTGCGGGCCCTAGATACTCTTGGTATCACGAGTGATAAATATGCTGCTCTATTGTTTCCTTTGATTGAGTCGTGTTTACCTCAAGACCTTATGAGAATTTGGCAACGTTCTACATTTAATACAAGCCAAGATACCCAAGTTTCAGGATCCAGTTCGAATTTAACCAATTCACAAAGTGACGAGTTTTCTCTAGAGATTCGCTTGAAAAATTTAATGCGTTTCTTGCGTTCAGAAGTTGAGAATGAACTAAGAGTTGACCTGGCGAGTGAGGGTTTCGGTTTATCGGAGAATGTGAGGAAACAACCAAATTCTGAGAAGAAAAATGCACGAAATTTAGAGACAAAAAAGACTGCAGCTGGACTTTTGCATGCGGATGTTCAAAAATGTATATTTTGTTCTGGAAGTCATGAGAGTCATTCTTGTTTCAAGGCGCAGAAAATGAATATCGACGAACGAAAACGTATTCTTTCGGAGAAAAAAGCGTGCTTCAAATGTTTAAAGATCGGTCACGTATCACGTAAATGCAGGATGCGCTTGAAGTGTATTGTTTGTGGATACTCGCATGTGCCGCTTATGTGCCAAGAGATACCAAATAAGCATCGAGAAGAAAAACCACCAGACGAGAGAGTCGAGCGAAAAAACGACCACACACAATGA
- the LOC123322673 gene encoding uncharacterized protein LOC123322673: MTNQTLTTHVFLQTLRLSLRGNKGVRSVRGLVDSGSQRSYILRSTAAALNLKPKRTEKITHCLFGGTQVDNTHYCYDITVFRGNYSITFEVLDQFCICNDVATVFYGPWIQELRIADIDVSDVGESGPIEVLIGADVAGLFYTGRRHKLKSGLVAYETHFGWTMEGKVPTPSSLSMLTTVSMLSNPTITELWQLDVLGISDPEGRKSKEELAMAARRMFEETVQMNEEGRYEVRLPWLEDHPVLPNNLETARKRLAGTLKKLAKDQLISRYDEVFKEWESAGIITKVNADDEKGHYLPHRPVIKEGSTTAVRPVFDASARGKNSPSLNQCLEKGPNLIELIPALLTRFRENKIAVIADIKKAFLQISVNTKDRHFLKFLWVDEKGQEIVYKHNRVVFGVNCSPFLLGATIKYHLSKYFNIASDEGKFFSKENIERLDRSFYVDNCVTSVPDEEVLNHFITQSVQVMQEAGFELRGWEFSGNGASQENGIPVLGLRWYPARDVLTLNRDLINVEIGDMLVTKRKLLSVAQKIFDPIGFTCPATLRPKLWLQELWSRNISWDTAVEDDIAISFKEWVQGIPNLLQIELPRWTNIGETNPEDVSLHTFVDASKDAYATAIFCRIQKVDKVLVYLMAAKSRVAPIEKTSKTLTIPRLELLAATIGSRLYSQVVENLSQRYETYFWSDSTTVIAWIQRNEEWGTFVHNRVEEIRRLTPLENWHHIPGSRNPADLPSRGCSPTHLLESKWWEGPDWLYQQKSGWPMTKQLTTDEGEILREKKKTVKTLLDKDASTADFHLDHFSDYPKTVRMVAWIFRFGNNTNCSKQRRTGDISVQEMNMAEKFIFKLIQKTSYHSPEEIRYLKPFYDEDGLLRLKTSVANRPDTEGFRFPVILPAKHPVVSSLILHTHKKSCHVGVQGLMSLLRENYWVIGGRRAIRSIVKSCVVCKRFSSKHFVVEPPPLPIDRVREAMCFEVTGVDFAGPLYLKTGEKAWVCLFTCAVYRAVHLELASTLSTKGFLQVFRRFVSRRGRPRVIYSDNGTNFRGTDNLFESLDWQKITREAAIRRIEWRFNPPTASWWGGFFERLIGVVKGLLKKVLGSARLNYEELLTIICDCEATVNARPLTYVSSDSEDISALTPAMFLREQVETLLPDCDLIERVCLSRSLRNRQKLRDDLRRRFRTEYLGQLKLLCDQKPNASVKLGQVVLVGNDHSRRVDWPLGRVIEVIRGRDGLIRLARVKTRCGELLRPVRRLYPLECEGEVARDQEGDGATEDHELSSQQDDEPEGQCDSGSAGVSESRAPEIDLNVSRMSRSGRKIKVPQKLLD; this comes from the coding sequence ATGACAAACCAAACTCTTACTACTCATGTCTTTCTTCAGACTTTGCGCCTGTCATTAAGGGGGAACAAGGGTGTCAGATCCGTGAGGGGGTTGGTCGACTCAGGGTCTCAAAGAAGCTACATTTTGAGATCCACAGCTGCTGCACTCAATTTGAAGCCAAAGAGGACAGAGAAAATAACCCATTGCCTTTTTGGTGGTACACAGGTTGACAACACTCACTACTGCTATGACATTACCGTTTTCAGGGGCAACTATAGCATCACATTCGAAGTTCTAGATCAATTCTGTATTTGTAACGATGTGGCGACGGTATTCTATGGTCCTTGGATACAGGAATTGAGGATCGCTGATATCGATGTATCGGATGTGGGTGAGTCAGGCCCGATAGAAGTGTTAATTGGAGCAGATGTTGCTGGGTTATTCTACACTGGCAGAAGGCACAAGTTGAAGAGTGGACTGGTGGCATACGAAACACATTTTGGCTGGACAATGGAAGGCAAGGTACCGACGCCGAGTTCTTTAAGTATGCTGACGACGGTTTCCATGCTGTCAAACCCTACCATAACTGAACTTTGGCAGTTGGATGTCTTGGGTATATCTGACCCAGAGGGGAGAAAGTCCAAAGAAGAGCTTGCGATGGCAGCCAGGAGGATGTTTGAAGAGACTGTCCAGATGAACGAAGAGGGACGATATGAGGTGAGGCTTCCCTGGCTGGAGGATCATCCTGTTCTTCCTAACAACCTAGAAACGGCCAGAAAACGACTGGCAGGTACTTTAAAGAAGTTAGCGAAGGACCAGCTTATTTCCAGGTATGATGAGGTGTTCAAAGAATGGGAATCTGCAGGTATTATCACAAAAGTTAATGCAGATGATGAAAAAGGGCATTACCTTCCTCATAGACCAGTTATCAAAGAGGGATCAACAACTGCTGTTCGACCAGTCTTCGACGCATCAGCACGTGGAAAAAACAGCCCTTCACTTAACCAGTGTCTGGAAAAGGGGCCTAACCTAATTGAATTGATACCTGCACTTTTAACCAGATTTCGTGAGAATAAGATTGCCGTTATAGCAGACATTAAAAAGGCGTTTTTACAGATTAGTGTCAACACTAAAGACCGtcattttttaaaatttctgTGGGTCGATGAGAAGGGACAAGAAATTGTTTACAAACATAACAGAGTTGTGTTTGGAGTGAACTGTAGCCCTTTTCTACTCGGAGCGACAATAAAATATCatctgtcgaaatattttaacatagCCTCTGATGAAGGGAAATTCTTTTCTAAGGAAAACATAGAGAGACTTGACAGAAGTTTCTACGTAGACAACTGCGTAACCAGCGTTCCAGATGAGGAGGTGCTGAACCATTTTATCACGCAGTCGGTACAAGTAATGCAAGAAGCAGGTTTCGAGCTCCGAGGGTGGGAGTTCTCAGGAAATGGAGCTTCTCAGGAAAATGGAATACCCGTGCTTGGACTTCGATGGTATCCAGCCAGGGATGTTTTGACACTTAATAGGGATTTGATCAATGTAGAAATCGGGGATATGCTTGTcacgaaaaggaaattattATCAGTGGCTCAAAAGATCTTCGATCCAATTGGATTCACCTGCCCTGCGACGCTTCGACCGAAATTGTGGTTACAAGAATTGTGGTCGAGGAATATTAGTTGGGACACTGCGGTAGAAGATGATATAGCTATTTCATTCAAGGAGTGGGTCCAAGGAATTCCGAACTTGCTGCAAATCGAATTACCTCGATGGACAAACATTGGTGAAACAAATCCAGAAGATGTCAGCCTTCACACCTTTGTTGATGCCTCGAAAGATGCTTATGCTACCGCTATCTTCTGTAGGATCCAGAAGGTCGATAAAGTGTTAGTTTACTTAATGGCAGCCAAATCCAGGGTAGCGCCAATAGAGAAGACCAGTAAGACGTTAACAATTCCCCGTTTAGAATTGCTTGCTGCAACGATAGGATCCAGGCTGTATTCACAGGTAGTAGAGAATTTGTCGCAACGTTATGAAACCTACTTTTGGAGCGACTCCACAACTGTCATAGCGTGGATTCAAAGAAATGAAGAGTGGGGTACATTCGTCCATAACAGAGTTGAGGAAATTAGAAGATTGACGCCCTTGGAAAACTGGCATCATATACCAGGAAGTAGAAACCCAGCCGATCTACCTTCACGTGGATGTTCACCTACCCATTTACTAGAGTCGAAATGGTGGGAGGGCCCTGATTGGTTATATCAACAAAAAAGTGGCTGGCCTATGACGAAACAGTTGACCACAGATGAGGGAGAAATTCtaagagaaaagaaaaagacaGTGAAGACGTTATTGGATAAAGATGCAAGTACTGCTGATTTTCACCTTGATCATTTCAGTGATTACCCAAAAACAGTAAGGATGGTGGCATGGATATTCCGATTTGGTAATAATACCAATTGCTCAAAACAGCGAAGAACTGGAGATATTTCAGTCCAGGAGATGAACATggctgaaaaattcattttcaaattgatacagAAAACTAGTTATCATAGTCCAGAGGAGATTAGATATTTGAAACCGTTCTATGATGAGGATGGTCTACTCAGATTGAAGACGAGTGTAGCAAATAGACCTGATACCGAGGGCTTCAGATTTCCGGTCATCTTACCTGCGAAACATCCTGTCGTCAGTAGCCTTATACTTCACACACATAAGAAGTCATGTCATGTAGGCGTTCAAGGCCTTATGTCTTTACTCCGAGAGAATTACTGGGTCATTGGAGGTCGCCGGGCCATCAGGTCCATTGTGAAGAGTTGCGTGGTTTGCAAAAGATTCAGTTCAAAACATTTTGTGGTGGAACCACCGCCTCTACCCATCGACAGAGTTCGAGAAGCGATGTGTTTCGAAGTGACAGGGGTCGACTTCGCGGGACCATTGTATTTAAAAACAGGTGAGAAGGCGTGGGTGTGTCTTTTTACATGCGCAGTCTATCGAGCTGTACATTTAGAACTGGCATCGACTCTTTCCACTAAGGGATTTTTGCAAGTTTTTCGGCGTTTTGTCTCGAGAAGAGGAAGACCAAGGGTTATCTACAGTGATAACGGAACCAATTTCCGAGGTACAGATAATTTGTTCGAGAGTTTGGATTGGCAGAAAATAACGCGCGAAGCGGCAATACGGCGAATAGAGTGGCGCTTCAATCCTCCTACGGCCTCTTGGTGGGGAGGATTTTTCGAGAGACTTATTGGTGTAGTGAAGGGGCTGCTGAAAAAGGTCTTGGGGTCTGCACGTCTCAATTATGAAGAACTATTGACTATAATTTGCGACTGCGAGGCGACGGTTAACGCCAGACCTCTTACATACGTGTCTAGCGATTCCGAAGATATATCGGCGTTGACACCCGCTATGTTTTTACGGGAGCAAGTAGAGACTCTCTTACCTGATTGTGACCTCATTGAAAGAGTTTGTTTATCGCGAAGCCTTCGCAATAGGCAAAAACTGAGGGATGATTTACGTCGAAGATTCCGAACAGAGTATCTAGGACAGTTGAAACTGCTGTGTGACCAAAAACCTAATGCGTCGGTTAAGCTGGGTCAAGTAGTGCTCGTCGGGAACGACCACAGCAGACGGGTAGATTGGCCTCTCGGTCGAGTAATTGAGGTGATCCGCGGAAGAGACGGACTGATAAGACTCGCTCGTGTAAAGACGCGTTGTGGTGAACTTCTTCGACCAGTGCGACGGTTATATCCGTTAGAATGTGAAGGGGAAGTTGCTCGAGACCAGGAGGGCGATGGCGCAACAGAGGATCATGAACTCTCTTCGCAGCAAGACGACGAACCTGAAGGGCAGTGCGATTCGGGTAGTGCGGGAGTGTCTGAAAGCAGAGCACCCGAAATCGATCTTAATGTTTCAAGAATGTCGCGAAGTGGGCGGAAGATCAAAGTTCCACAAAAACTTTTAGACTAA